The Acidobacteriota bacterium genome segment AGCCGGAAGGTCGTGGGGATCTGCAAGCAGTACGCGCAGAAGGGGATGTTCAACATCTTCCTCGGCGTGTTCTTCGGCACGCTCGCGTTCGCGTTCTACGAGCCGTTCTTCTTCATCGGCTATCTCGTGTCGATTGCGCTCTTCGGGCTGTACCAGGCGATCTTCATGGCCAACGCCGGTGGGGCGTGGGACAACGCCAAGAAGATCGTGGAGACCGAACTCAAGGCGAAGGGCACGCCGCTGCACGACGCGACGGTGGTGGGCGACACCGTCGGCGATCCGTTCAAGGACACCTCGTCTGTCGCGATGAACCCCGTGATCAAGTTCACCACGTTGTTCGGCCTGCTGGCGGTCGAACTGGCGGTGAGCATGAAGGGCGCCGACTACGCACACACGCCGGCCACGCTCGCGCTCACGGCAGCGTTCCTCGTCGTGTCGGTGTACTTCGTCTACAGGTCGTTCTACGGGATGCAGATCTCGAAGAAGGCGTAAATCAGTGCACCAGCGCGTCGACGGTGGGAGCCGTTGACGCGCCCGGTCCGGCGCCGTCCATCCGGCGCCCGTAGCGTTCGAGCATCGCGCGCAGGTCGTCGAAACGCAGGGGCTTGGGCAGGTAGTCGTCCATGCCCGCGTCGATGCAGCGCTGCCTGTCGCCTTCCATGGCGTTGGCCGTGAGCGCCACGATCAGCGTGCGCGCCGCGCCGCGCTCCTCACGCTCGCGGATGAGCGCGGTGGCCTGGTATCCATCGCACTCGGGCATCTGGCAGTCCATCAGCACGATGTCGTACGGCAGCCGCCCGAGCGCCTCGACCACCTCGAGGCCGTTGGTCACGGCGTCGACGCGATGTCCGAGTTTCTCCAGCATGCGCACGGCCACGCGCTGGTTCACGGCGTTGTCCTCGGCCAGCAGGAGGCGCAGGCGCCTGACCGCCGCCCCGGCGCGTTCCGTCGTGCTCGTCGTGCCTGATGCGGCCGCGGCGGCACCCGCACCCGGCGACACGGGCGCCGACTGCAGGGACAGGGCGCGCGTGAGGGCCTGCAGGAGGTACCGCTTGCGCACCGGCTTGGTCACCAGGCCGTTGAAGCCGTGGGCGAGCG includes the following:
- a CDS encoding sodium/proton-translocating pyrophosphatase; this translates as SRKVVGICKQYAQKGMFNIFLGVFFGTLAFAFYEPFFFIGYLVSIALFGLYQAIFMANAGGAWDNAKKIVETELKAKGTPLHDATVVGDTVGDPFKDTSSVAMNPVIKFTTLFGLLAVELAVSMKGADYAHTPATLALTAAFLVVSVYFVYRSFYGMQISKKA